The following proteins are co-located in the Paraburkholderia phytofirmans PsJN genome:
- a CDS encoding GDP-mannose mannosyl hydrolase: protein MLTEIDFLDVVRLTPLVAFDLIVSDTQGRVLVGRRRNRPARGTWFVPGGRIHKDETLDAAFARIADAELGIAKLARSTASFEGVFEHHYSDNFAGEPDVSTHYIVLAYSLTLTGTAPLGRPEQHSEYVWLAPSDLLAREDVHDNTKAYFR, encoded by the coding sequence CTGCTGACCGAGATCGATTTCCTGGACGTGGTTCGCCTCACGCCTCTGGTTGCGTTCGATCTGATCGTCAGCGACACGCAAGGGCGCGTGCTGGTCGGCCGCCGCCGCAACCGCCCTGCGCGCGGCACCTGGTTCGTTCCAGGCGGCCGCATCCACAAAGACGAAACACTCGACGCCGCGTTTGCCCGCATCGCCGACGCCGAGCTGGGCATCGCGAAACTGGCGCGCTCGACGGCAAGCTTTGAAGGCGTGTTCGAACATCACTACAGCGACAACTTCGCGGGCGAGCCGGACGTGTCGACGCACTACATCGTGCTCGCTTATTCGCTCACGCTTACGGGCACCGCGCCGCTTGGACGGCCCGAGCAGCACAGCGAATATGTGTGGCTTGCGCCTTCGGACCTGCTCGCGCGCGAGGATGTTCACGACAACACCAAAGCCTACTTCCGCTAA
- a CDS encoding helix-turn-helix domain-containing protein → MTCASLESAMLRWVHAPSKGMRRIAILMFNDCSLQGAGVVAEVFQAANEMASSGSGGWLYDVSFLSADGGMVTSSSALRVWTDGLDARHYGGFDALYVAGGKGALAAASDERLIAWLRRVRRNTGMIRPIAEGRALLEAAYVPDSQEVGDAHAQSAPARQPEQPADAGDRLESMRSALAMIKRDLGGATARTVAERLLADSCSNLAPLLGEDGGLSPGDKVRAAARWLQENCQQAISIADAAQFAAMSERNFLRRFKMEMGITPSSFLLHERLAVTCSLLTESELPVDKIARRTGMGNGDRLAKVFRKRMRISPTEFRIQSRRLVGE, encoded by the coding sequence ATGACCTGCGCGAGTCTCGAGTCCGCAATGCTGCGCTGGGTGCACGCTCCGAGCAAGGGTATGCGTCGCATCGCGATACTGATGTTCAACGACTGCTCGCTGCAGGGAGCAGGGGTTGTCGCCGAGGTGTTTCAGGCAGCGAACGAAATGGCCTCGTCCGGCTCGGGCGGCTGGTTATACGACGTTTCGTTCCTGTCTGCCGACGGCGGCATGGTGACGTCGTCGTCCGCGCTGCGAGTCTGGACAGACGGACTCGACGCGCGGCATTACGGCGGTTTCGACGCGCTCTATGTAGCGGGCGGCAAAGGCGCGCTGGCCGCGGCTAGCGATGAACGCCTGATTGCGTGGCTGCGCCGTGTGCGCCGCAACACCGGCATGATCCGGCCGATCGCGGAAGGTCGCGCGTTGCTCGAGGCAGCCTACGTGCCCGACAGTCAGGAGGTCGGCGATGCGCATGCGCAGTCCGCACCGGCGCGGCAGCCCGAACAGCCAGCCGATGCGGGCGACCGTCTCGAATCGATGCGAAGCGCGCTCGCCATGATCAAGCGCGATCTCGGCGGCGCCACGGCGCGTACCGTTGCCGAGCGCCTGCTGGCGGACTCGTGCTCGAATCTCGCGCCGCTGCTCGGCGAAGACGGCGGCCTGAGTCCCGGCGACAAGGTGCGCGCGGCAGCTCGCTGGCTGCAAGAGAATTGCCAGCAGGCGATTTCGATTGCCGACGCGGCGCAGTTCGCCGCGATGAGCGAGCGCAACTTTCTGCGCCGCTTCAAGATGGAAATGGGCATTACGCCCTCCAGTTTTCTGTTGCACGAGCGTCTTGCGGTGACTTGCAGCCTGTTGACCGAATCGGAATTGCCGGTCGACAAGATTGCCCGGCGTACCGGCATGGGCAACGGCGATCGACTCGCGAAAGTGTTTCGCAAGCGGATGAGAATTTCGCCGACCGAATTTCGGATTCAAAGTCGCCGACTAGTCGGCGAATAG
- a CDS encoding mannose-1-phosphate guanylyltransferase/mannose-6-phosphate isomerase, with protein MLTQGAVGAASVDTNGADAATAGTRCTRIAPVILAGGSGTRLWPVSRENYPKQLIDVVGSDSLLQATARRMDGFPAGWSVDVSPIIVCGEEHRFVIAEQLHENGVDARLIVEPARRDTAPALTLAASLACADGGDAILVVMPADHSIADVPALQAALELAARYAEQGSIATLGVPPTRPDTGFGYIRVGTELAGGGHAIDGFVEKPAEELAAKYVAAGMYWWNSGIFIVRASVWLDTLKRLQPDMHSACERAFTGGRLDGAYFRPLVDAFLSAPANSIDYAVMERLTETAGSETPDKAPATPAGVVVGLNAGWSDLGSWDAVWAAMEKDANGNAGRGRVTFEGAVSSYAHSEGRLVACVGTTNVVVVETADAVLVVDRSHVQDVKGLVSRIKAQHAPEADAHRKVRRPWGFYDSIDHGERFQVKRIVVTPGAQLSLQLHHHRAEHWVVVRGTALVTRGEEQFLLSENESTYIPLGIKHRLENPGKVPLEIIEIQSGAYLGEDDIVRFNDNYGRCS; from the coding sequence ATGTTGACTCAGGGAGCTGTAGGCGCCGCATCGGTCGACACGAACGGTGCGGATGCCGCGACGGCGGGCACGCGTTGCACGCGCATCGCCCCAGTCATTCTGGCGGGCGGCTCGGGCACGCGGCTGTGGCCGGTGTCGCGGGAGAACTATCCGAAGCAACTGATCGACGTCGTCGGTTCCGACTCGCTGCTGCAAGCTACCGCGCGGCGCATGGACGGCTTTCCGGCCGGATGGAGCGTGGATGTCTCGCCGATCATCGTATGCGGTGAAGAACATCGCTTCGTGATCGCAGAACAACTTCATGAAAATGGCGTCGACGCTCGTCTTATTGTGGAGCCGGCGCGTCGCGATACGGCGCCCGCGTTGACGCTGGCGGCGTCGCTCGCATGCGCGGACGGTGGCGACGCGATTCTCGTCGTCATGCCCGCGGATCACTCGATCGCCGACGTGCCCGCTTTGCAGGCCGCGCTTGAACTTGCCGCGCGCTATGCCGAGCAGGGTTCGATCGCGACGCTGGGCGTGCCGCCCACGCGGCCCGACACCGGTTTTGGTTATATCCGCGTTGGCACCGAACTGGCGGGAGGCGGCCACGCAATCGACGGTTTCGTCGAAAAGCCCGCGGAAGAACTTGCGGCGAAGTACGTCGCGGCAGGCATGTATTGGTGGAACAGCGGCATCTTCATCGTGCGCGCGAGCGTGTGGCTCGATACGTTGAAGCGTCTGCAACCGGACATGCACTCGGCCTGCGAGCGCGCATTTACCGGCGGCCGCCTGGACGGTGCGTATTTCCGGCCGCTGGTCGATGCGTTCCTCAGCGCGCCCGCGAACTCGATCGACTACGCGGTGATGGAGCGCCTCACCGAGACGGCGGGCTCTGAAACGCCGGATAAGGCGCCGGCGACGCCGGCAGGAGTGGTGGTCGGACTGAATGCCGGCTGGTCGGACCTGGGTTCCTGGGATGCCGTCTGGGCCGCGATGGAGAAGGACGCCAACGGTAACGCAGGACGCGGCCGGGTCACATTCGAAGGCGCGGTGTCGAGCTATGCGCATTCGGAAGGCCGGCTGGTCGCCTGTGTCGGCACCACCAACGTGGTGGTGGTCGAAACCGCCGATGCCGTGCTGGTGGTCGACCGCTCGCATGTGCAGGACGTGAAGGGGCTGGTGTCGCGCATCAAGGCGCAGCACGCGCCGGAGGCCGACGCGCATCGCAAGGTGCGCCGTCCTTGGGGTTTCTACGATTCGATCGACCATGGCGAGCGTTTCCAGGTCAAGCGCATCGTGGTGACGCCGGGCGCGCAACTGTCGTTGCAATTGCATCACCACCGCGCGGAACACTGGGTCGTCGTGCGCGGCACGGCGCTCGTCACACGCGGCGAAGAGCAGTTTCTGCTGAGTGAAAACGAATCGACTTACATCCCGCTCGGCATCAAACACCGGCTCGAAAACCCGGGCAAGGTGCCGCTCGAAATCATTGAAATCCAGTCAGGCGCCTATCTCGGCGAAGACGACATTGTGAGGTTCAACGACAACTACGGCCGCTGCTCCTAA
- a CDS encoding undecaprenyl-phosphate glucose phosphotransferase, whose product MRKFQDLLARIFDVALVLVGAAVASQIRFDYLAQSGFYWALVMFSAAFALAIFPAFGVYESWRGRSKAVLAGQVSLAWLMVQVSALVLMYSLHRIDFVSRLWFSYWTAVTGGLLISYRLMTHAVLARARSAGLNLHQVAIVGSGSQCDAIIRRINAAPTTGFRATAVYNARPQVSPVASPGVQVFDTVDALANYMRTNDVHELWLMLSLSEEPLICSLVSEFRDDLVNIRFMPDVRSLALFEGSGVIDLLGVPAINLVASPLSANSMLKKEIFDRLFALTALIALAPIMLVIAIAVKLSSRGPVLFRQKRKGADGRVFTIYKFRSMRLHTEQKGTVRQATRNDPRVTRVGAFLRRTSLDELPQFFNVLRGDMSVVGPRPHALEHDDLYQKVVAGYINRYRIKPGITGWAQINGFRGETDRIEKMERRVEHDLYYLGHWSFALDMRIIGATIVAGLVHRNAY is encoded by the coding sequence ATGCGCAAGTTTCAGGATTTGCTCGCGCGAATTTTTGATGTTGCATTGGTATTGGTGGGTGCGGCGGTGGCGTCGCAGATCCGCTTTGATTACCTCGCTCAGTCCGGATTTTATTGGGCGCTCGTGATGTTCTCCGCGGCCTTCGCACTGGCCATCTTTCCGGCGTTCGGCGTCTACGAATCATGGCGCGGCCGCTCCAAGGCAGTGCTGGCCGGCCAGGTATCGCTCGCCTGGCTGATGGTGCAGGTCAGCGCGCTCGTGCTGATGTATTCGCTGCATCGTATCGACTTCGTGTCGCGTCTGTGGTTCTCGTACTGGACGGCGGTGACCGGCGGCCTGCTGATCTCGTACCGCCTGATGACGCACGCCGTACTGGCGAGGGCACGCAGCGCGGGTTTGAATCTGCATCAGGTCGCGATTGTCGGCAGCGGCTCGCAGTGCGACGCGATTATTCGCCGGATCAACGCCGCGCCGACCACCGGTTTTCGCGCCACCGCCGTGTACAACGCGCGTCCGCAGGTGTCGCCGGTCGCAAGCCCTGGAGTTCAGGTGTTCGACACGGTCGACGCGCTCGCCAACTATATGCGGACCAACGACGTGCACGAGCTGTGGCTGATGCTGTCGCTTTCCGAAGAGCCGCTGATCTGTTCGCTGGTCAGCGAATTCCGCGACGATCTGGTGAACATCCGCTTCATGCCGGACGTGCGCAGCCTCGCGCTCTTCGAGGGCAGCGGCGTGATCGATCTGCTCGGCGTGCCGGCGATCAATCTCGTGGCTTCGCCGCTGTCCGCCAACTCGATGCTGAAGAAGGAAATCTTCGACCGCCTGTTCGCCCTGACCGCCTTGATCGCGCTCGCACCGATCATGCTCGTCATCGCGATCGCGGTGAAACTGTCCTCGCGCGGTCCGGTTCTGTTCAGGCAGAAACGCAAAGGCGCCGACGGTCGCGTCTTCACAATCTATAAGTTCCGTTCTATGCGGTTGCACACGGAGCAAAAGGGCACCGTCAGGCAAGCTACGCGTAACGATCCGCGAGTCACGAGAGTGGGCGCCTTTTTGCGCCGCACGAGCCTCGACGAATTGCCTCAATTCTTTAACGTGTTGCGTGGCGACATGTCGGTCGTAGGACCGCGTCCCCACGCACTCGAGCACGACGACCTCTACCAGAAAGTGGTCGCGGGCTATATCAATCGCTACCGCATAAAACCGGGGATCACGGGGTGGGCACAGATCAACGGTTTTCGTGGCGAAACCGACCGCATCGAGAAGATGGAACGTCGCGTCGAACATGACCTGTATTACCTGGGCCATTGGTCGTTCGCGCTCGACATGCGGATTATCGGCGCGACGATAGTCGCCGGACTGGTGCATCGAAACGCTTATTAG
- a CDS encoding polysaccharide biosynthesis/export family protein, which produces MSSLGLRTGSLLVFATATLLSGCGIAPGQRMITPAAIQDTGGDYSTEPSQQTQIPITDINLSLLRKMNQAQTASTLPPATTALFGKPTAYKVGPGDVLQITVWDHPELAAALGQPQQNTKTSDAAPGFLIDENGDVQFPYAGTVHVAGKDATSIQKELYKRLSKVYQKPEVTVRVASFRAQQIYIDGEVRTPGALSVTDIPMSLTNAIGQAGGLSANADRSRVVLLRNGVPYQLNVDDLIKRGKNPSDIYLQPGDVLRVASREDSGVYVMGEVNKPATILPMRNGSLTLSQAISDSGSFDSNTAAARQLFVIRNSTSETPEVYHLDATSPVSMVLANQFELQPKDVVYVGQGGLVRFNRVLNLLLPAINAAVTGAVLAK; this is translated from the coding sequence ATGAGCTCGCTTGGTCTACGCACGGGAAGTCTCCTGGTTTTCGCTACTGCAACACTGCTTTCCGGATGCGGGATCGCACCCGGCCAGCGGATGATCACACCGGCCGCCATTCAGGATACCGGTGGTGATTACAGTACTGAGCCGTCGCAGCAAACGCAGATTCCGATTACGGATATCAATCTTTCGCTGCTGCGCAAGATGAACCAGGCGCAGACGGCTTCGACGCTGCCGCCGGCGACGACCGCACTGTTCGGCAAGCCGACCGCCTACAAGGTTGGCCCTGGCGACGTGCTGCAGATCACCGTGTGGGATCACCCGGAACTCGCGGCCGCGCTTGGTCAGCCGCAGCAGAACACGAAGACGTCGGACGCCGCGCCCGGCTTCCTGATCGACGAAAACGGCGACGTGCAGTTCCCGTATGCCGGCACGGTACATGTGGCCGGCAAGGACGCCACGTCGATCCAGAAGGAGCTCTACAAGCGTTTGAGCAAGGTGTACCAGAAGCCGGAAGTGACGGTGCGGGTGGCCTCGTTCCGCGCGCAGCAGATCTATATCGACGGCGAAGTGCGCACGCCTGGCGCGCTGTCGGTCACCGACATTCCGATGTCGCTGACGAACGCGATCGGCCAGGCCGGCGGCCTCAGCGCCAATGCGGATCGCAGCCGCGTGGTGTTGCTGCGCAACGGCGTGCCGTATCAGCTGAACGTGGACGACCTGATCAAGCGCGGCAAAAATCCTTCGGACATCTACCTGCAACCGGGCGACGTGCTGCGGGTGGCATCGCGTGAAGACAGCGGCGTCTACGTGATGGGCGAAGTCAACAAGCCGGCGACCATCCTGCCGATGCGCAACGGTTCGTTGACGCTTTCGCAGGCGATCTCCGACAGCGGCAGCTTCGACTCGAACACGGCCGCGGCGCGGCAACTGTTCGTGATCCGCAACTCGACGAGCGAAACGCCTGAGGTGTACCACCTCGACGCGACCTCGCCGGTGTCGATGGTGCTCGCGAATCAGTTCGAACTGCAACCGAAAGACGTGGTGTATGTCGGTCAAGGCGGGCTGGTCCGCTTCAACCGTGTGTTGAACCTGCTGCTGCCGGCGATCAATGCGGCTGTAACGGGTGCCGTTCTCGCGAAATAG
- a CDS encoding polysaccharide biosynthesis tyrosine autokinase has protein sequence MAINFENRYTDVSGPDELHLSDYLRTIVRGWRTIVVVTLIALALGCAYAFLAPPTYRADVLFHVEDKTANANANGKDSLPPLTGMFDTKPSTAAEIELLKSRLVTEETVKKLHLDITATPRYFPVIGGMIAGLVNGQWGFKLPQFINLSGYAWGDESISVSQFDTSKEMYDATFTLVSGNDGSYVLRDKNGIAILSGKVGETVQTDTADGPITLRVDKLVGPAGSRFELQRASTLSTVDRLQKALVVQETTLQSGVIRASLEGGDAGLTAAIVNSMAREFVRQDVESRSTEAEHMLAFLDQQLPGLRKELDDAEQRYNKFRNTHGTVDLGEESRLLLQQIVDNKTKLMDLQQQRAEMSQRFTANHPAVAALDAQIAALQGAAANMNRSVAVMPDTEQTALRLLRDVHVDTELYTNLLNSAQQLRVAKAGQVGNVRVVDFAEAPDEPVRPKRVLAILIALGGGLVLGILLTFFKRAMYGGVERPDELEGMLGVPVFAVVPRSQTQLKLQENVMLRRRGLHVLAQQAPEDIAVEGVRNLRTSLQLSLDHAENNVVMITGSRPDSGKSFLSVNLAALVASANKRVLIIDGDMRRGDVHSHFGVAHQPGLSDVLSGGDLGSMIQRDVLPGLDVLAKGTLPSHPAELLMSKRFETMLEELKAHYDLVIIDTPPVLAVTDSTVIGKYAGTTLLVVRHGRHPLNEVMETAKRLRNGGVGLRGVLLTDVPQEGAFLGSGYQGGYYGYDSIAG, from the coding sequence ATGGCAATCAACTTTGAAAACCGTTACACCGACGTGTCCGGTCCGGACGAGCTTCACCTGTCGGACTATCTGCGCACGATCGTGCGAGGTTGGCGCACGATCGTCGTGGTGACGCTGATCGCGCTCGCGCTGGGGTGCGCGTACGCTTTCCTCGCGCCGCCGACGTACCGCGCGGATGTTCTGTTTCATGTAGAGGACAAGACGGCGAACGCCAATGCGAACGGCAAGGATTCCTTGCCGCCGCTTACCGGCATGTTCGACACCAAGCCTTCGACGGCGGCGGAGATCGAGTTGCTGAAGTCGCGGCTCGTCACGGAAGAGACCGTCAAGAAGCTGCACCTCGATATCACGGCTACGCCGCGCTATTTTCCGGTTATCGGCGGAATGATCGCGGGGTTGGTGAACGGGCAATGGGGCTTCAAGTTGCCGCAGTTCATCAACCTGTCCGGCTATGCATGGGGCGACGAGAGCATTTCGGTGTCGCAGTTCGATACGTCGAAGGAGATGTACGACGCGACCTTCACGCTGGTTTCCGGAAATGACGGGTCGTACGTGCTGCGGGACAAGAACGGTATTGCGATTCTGTCGGGGAAAGTCGGCGAAACCGTGCAAACGGATACCGCCGACGGCCCGATCACGCTGCGCGTCGATAAGCTGGTCGGCCCCGCCGGCTCGCGTTTCGAATTGCAGCGCGCCTCGACACTGAGCACCGTGGACCGTCTGCAAAAGGCTTTGGTGGTGCAGGAAACCACGCTGCAATCCGGCGTGATCCGCGCGAGTCTGGAAGGCGGCGACGCCGGCCTGACGGCTGCGATCGTCAACAGCATGGCGCGCGAGTTCGTGCGTCAGGACGTGGAGAGCCGTTCGACCGAAGCCGAGCACATGCTGGCCTTCCTCGATCAGCAACTGCCGGGCTTGCGCAAGGAACTAGACGACGCCGAGCAACGCTACAACAAGTTCCGCAACACGCACGGCACGGTCGACCTGGGCGAAGAAAGCCGCCTGCTGCTGCAACAGATCGTCGATAACAAAACCAAGCTGATGGATCTGCAGCAGCAACGCGCGGAGATGTCGCAACGCTTCACGGCGAATCACCCGGCGGTGGCCGCGCTCGACGCGCAGATCGCCGCATTGCAGGGCGCGGCGGCCAACATGAACCGCAGTGTGGCAGTGATGCCGGACACGGAGCAGACCGCTTTGCGTTTACTGCGCGACGTGCACGTCGACACCGAGCTGTACACCAATCTGCTGAACAGCGCGCAGCAACTGCGCGTGGCGAAGGCGGGGCAGGTGGGCAACGTGCGCGTGGTCGACTTCGCCGAAGCGCCTGATGAACCGGTGCGGCCGAAGCGCGTGCTCGCGATCCTGATCGCGCTCGGCGGCGGCCTCGTGCTCGGCATTCTGCTGACCTTCTTCAAGCGCGCGATGTACGGCGGCGTGGAACGCCCGGACGAACTCGAAGGCATGCTCGGCGTGCCGGTATTCGCGGTGGTGCCGCGCAGCCAGACGCAGTTGAAGCTGCAGGAAAACGTCATGCTGCGCCGTCGCGGGCTGCATGTGCTGGCCCAGCAGGCGCCGGAAGACATCGCCGTGGAAGGCGTGCGCAATCTGCGCACCTCGTTGCAGCTCTCGCTCGATCACGCGGAAAACAACGTGGTGATGATCACCGGCTCGCGGCCCGATTCCGGCAAGTCGTTCCTGTCGGTGAATCTGGCGGCGCTGGTGGCGTCGGCGAACAAGCGCGTGCTGATTATCGACGGCGACATGCGGCGCGGCGACGTGCACTCGCATTTCGGTGTCGCGCATCAGCCGGGTCTGTCCGACGTGCTGAGCGGCGGCGATCTGGGCTCGATGATTCAGCGCGACGTGCTGCCGGGTCTCGACGTGCTTGCCAAGGGCACGCTGCCCTCGCATCCGGCCGAACTGCTGATGAGCAAACGCTTCGAAACGATGCTCGAAGAACTGAAGGCGCATTACGACCTGGTGATCATCGATACGCCGCCGGTTCTCGCGGTGACCGACTCGACGGTGATCGGCAAGTACGCGGGCACGACGCTGCTGGTGGTGCGCCACGGCCGCCATCCGCTCAACGAAGTCATGGAAACGGCCAAGCGGCTGCGCAATGGCGGCGTGGGGCTCCGAGGCGTTCTGTTGACCGATGTGCCGCAGGAAGGCGCGTTCCTCGGCTCGGGCTATCAGGGCGGCTACTACGGCTACGACAGCATCGCCGGTTAA
- the gmd gene encoding GDP-mannose 4,6-dehydratase, translated as MKRKVALITGITGQDGSYLAELLLSKDYDVHGIKRRSSLFNTDRIDHLYRDPHDPDQRLFLHHADLTDSTSILRVIQRVEPDEIYNLAAQSHVAVSFEEPEYTANADGLGALRILEAIRILGLQEKTRFYQASTSELYGLVQQVPQSETTPFYPRSPYAVAKLFAYWTTVNYREAYGLYACNGILFNHESPVRGETFVTRKITRAVARIAVGMQKTLYLGNLSALRDWGHARDYVEMQWRMLQQEQPEDYVIATGVQYSVRQFVQHAAAELGVTVRFEGTGVDEIGIVEKVEGREIRMSPGDVIVRVDPRYFRPAEVETLLGDPSKAHAKLGWQPTTSFASLVKEMVRSDYQIARRDALVTLAGFTALEHHE; from the coding sequence ATGAAACGTAAGGTCGCGCTGATCACCGGCATCACTGGACAGGACGGGTCGTATCTGGCGGAACTGCTGCTTTCCAAGGATTACGACGTACACGGCATCAAACGCAGGTCATCCCTGTTCAACACAGACCGGATCGATCACCTCTACCGCGATCCCCACGATCCGGACCAGCGCCTCTTTCTGCACCACGCGGATCTGACCGACTCGACCAGCATTCTGCGCGTGATCCAGCGCGTCGAGCCGGACGAGATTTATAACCTCGCCGCGCAAAGCCATGTCGCGGTGTCGTTCGAAGAACCGGAATACACCGCCAACGCGGACGGCCTCGGCGCCTTGCGGATTCTCGAAGCGATCCGCATTCTCGGCTTGCAGGAGAAAACGCGCTTCTATCAGGCCTCGACCTCGGAACTGTACGGTCTCGTGCAACAGGTGCCGCAATCGGAGACCACGCCGTTCTATCCGCGCAGCCCGTATGCCGTCGCCAAGCTGTTCGCGTACTGGACCACCGTCAACTATCGCGAAGCGTACGGTCTCTACGCGTGCAACGGGATTTTGTTTAATCACGAATCGCCGGTGCGCGGCGAGACGTTCGTGACGCGCAAGATCACGCGTGCCGTCGCGCGCATCGCGGTGGGTATGCAGAAGACCTTGTATCTCGGCAATCTGTCGGCGCTGCGCGACTGGGGCCACGCGCGTGATTACGTGGAGATGCAATGGCGCATGCTCCAACAGGAGCAGCCGGAGGATTACGTCATCGCCACCGGCGTGCAGTACAGCGTGCGTCAGTTCGTGCAGCATGCCGCTGCTGAACTGGGCGTCACCGTGCGTTTCGAAGGCACCGGCGTGGACGAAATCGGCATTGTCGAAAAGGTGGAAGGGCGCGAGATCAGGATGTCGCCGGGCGACGTGATCGTGCGCGTCGATCCGCGCTACTTCCGGCCCGCCGAGGTCGAGACGCTGCTCGGCGATCCGTCGAAGGCGCATGCGAAGCTCGGCTGGCAGCCGACCACCTCGTTCGCCTCGCTCGTCAAGGAAATGGTGCGCTCCGACTATCAGATCGCGCGACGTGACGCGCTCGTCACGCTGGCCGGATTCACGGCGCTGGAACATCACGAGTAA
- a CDS encoding GDP-L-fucose synthase family protein gives MNKQARIFVAGHRGMVGSALVRRLAADGYQNVITRSRKELDLTDQAAVNRFFESEKIDVVLLAAARVGGILANATQPGEFIYENLVIETNVIHAAYRAKVERLVFFGSSCIYPKQCPQPIREEYLLTSPLEPTNDAYAIAKIAGVKLCEAYNREYNTQYVALMPTNLYGPNDNYDLKSSHVLPALLRKAHEAKLNGDATLTVWGSGTPLREFLHVDDLAAATLFVLEHNVTEGLFNVGVGNDLSIRELAECICKVVGFEGELVFDASKPDGTPRKLLDVSRLAHMGWQATIGLTDGIASTYRDFVESHAGSTPAAAIEA, from the coding sequence ATGAACAAACAAGCACGCATCTTCGTCGCGGGCCACCGTGGCATGGTCGGCTCCGCGCTGGTCAGGCGTCTCGCCGCCGACGGGTATCAGAACGTGATCACCCGCTCGCGCAAGGAGCTCGATCTCACGGATCAGGCGGCCGTGAATCGCTTCTTCGAAAGCGAAAAGATCGACGTGGTGCTGCTCGCGGCCGCGCGCGTGGGCGGCATTCTCGCGAACGCGACGCAGCCCGGTGAGTTCATCTATGAAAACCTGGTGATCGAAACCAACGTGATCCACGCCGCGTATCGCGCCAAGGTCGAGCGGCTGGTGTTCTTCGGTTCGTCGTGCATCTATCCGAAGCAATGTCCGCAGCCGATCCGCGAGGAGTATCTGCTGACCTCGCCGCTCGAGCCGACCAACGACGCCTATGCGATCGCGAAAATCGCCGGCGTGAAGCTGTGCGAAGCGTACAACCGCGAGTACAACACGCAGTACGTCGCGTTGATGCCGACCAATCTGTACGGCCCGAACGACAACTACGATCTGAAGAGCAGCCACGTGTTGCCGGCGCTGCTGCGCAAGGCGCACGAAGCGAAGCTGAACGGCGACGCCACCTTGACGGTGTGGGGATCAGGCACGCCGCTGCGTGAGTTCCTGCATGTCGACGACCTGGCCGCGGCCACGCTGTTCGTGCTCGAGCACAACGTGACCGAAGGCCTCTTCAACGTCGGCGTGGGTAACGACCTGTCGATTCGCGAGCTGGCCGAATGCATCTGCAAGGTGGTCGGTTTCGAAGGCGAACTCGTGTTCGACGCCTCGAAACCCGACGGCACGCCGCGCAAGCTGCTCGACGTGTCGCGACTCGCGCACATGGGCTGGCAGGCCACGATCGGCCTCACCGACGGCATTGCCTCCACCTATCGTGACTTTGTCGAATCACACGCTGGTTCGACGCCCGCCGCCGCCATCGAAGCGTAG